The proteins below are encoded in one region of Streptomyces cyanogenus:
- a CDS encoding heparin lyase I family protein, which produces MNRSRIRTWITVMASTVMAAGLALASAQTAPADPAGVQRVLDWEQPADRTLPTAAPPQLNKQWATAYGATNVTSPTRDGSYAARFELRKSDPVVSGSKRAEISQRDEQPVDAERWYGFSINLASTWAHDTSAEIVSQWHQCDVDCPGGSPPLALLTDEGRWKLDFRGVPIDLGPYTTGVWVDWVFHVTWRTDSTGLLEVWRNGEFVVHRTGATHSGGPRSPYFKFGIYKWDWNTGAPSSVTQRVMYYDALRLGDERATYRDVAPQRTCTRATAVASASATTYEPANPPANAVDGDLTTRWSGQGFGAALILDTGAVRHLCGATVAWHRGDLRWNDYTIHASQDGVSYTKVWEGRSSGTTAAPETVLFTAGSLDARYLKISFWANPENDWASITEARPLGL; this is translated from the coding sequence ATGAACCGGTCGCGCATCAGAACATGGATCACGGTGATGGCCTCGACGGTCATGGCGGCGGGCCTGGCACTGGCCTCCGCGCAGACGGCTCCGGCCGACCCCGCGGGGGTGCAGCGGGTCCTCGACTGGGAGCAGCCGGCCGACCGGACGCTCCCGACCGCGGCACCTCCGCAGCTCAACAAGCAGTGGGCCACCGCGTACGGTGCGACGAACGTCACCAGCCCCACACGGGACGGCTCCTACGCGGCCCGCTTCGAGTTGCGCAAGTCCGACCCCGTGGTCTCCGGCAGCAAGCGCGCCGAGATCTCGCAACGCGACGAGCAACCGGTCGACGCGGAGCGATGGTACGGCTTCAGCATCAATCTCGCGTCGACGTGGGCCCACGACACCTCGGCGGAGATCGTCAGCCAGTGGCACCAGTGCGATGTCGACTGCCCGGGCGGTTCACCGCCCCTGGCGCTGCTGACCGACGAAGGGCGCTGGAAGCTCGACTTCCGGGGCGTGCCCATCGACTTGGGGCCCTACACGACCGGAGTCTGGGTCGACTGGGTCTTCCATGTGACCTGGCGTACGGACAGCACCGGCCTGCTGGAGGTGTGGAGGAACGGCGAGTTCGTCGTGCACCGTACGGGAGCCACCCACAGCGGGGGACCGCGATCGCCTTACTTCAAGTTCGGCATCTACAAGTGGGACTGGAACACCGGCGCGCCCTCCAGTGTCACGCAGCGAGTGATGTACTACGACGCGCTGCGGCTCGGAGACGAGCGCGCCACCTACCGGGACGTCGCACCTCAGCGGACCTGTACGCGAGCAACGGCGGTGGCCTCCGCGTCCGCCACGACGTACGAGCCGGCCAACCCTCCGGCCAACGCCGTCGACGGCGACCTGACCACTCGCTGGTCCGGGCAGGGGTTCGGCGCCGCACTGATCCTGGACACCGGGGCGGTCCGCCACTTGTGCGGCGCGACGGTGGCCTGGCATCGCGGCGACCTCCGGTGGAACGACTACACCATCCATGCCTCACAGGACGGCGTCTCCTACACGAAGGTGTGGGAAGGCCGCAGCTCGGGGACGACGGCGGCACCGGAGACCGTGCTCTTCACCGCGGGATCCCTGGACGCCCGCTACCTCAAGATCTCGTTCTGGGCGAACCCCGAGAACGACTGGGCCAGCATCACCGAAGCCCGCCCGCTGGGCCTCTGA
- a CDS encoding glycoside hydrolase family 64 protein produces the protein MAARHQRSLTRRKLFFALGGAAVAAPAVAALGPYALAGTADNGTKAAAAGALPLTIVNDSGSFDNASVHVYVVGNQDGKQVRVTPDGTLAPIALSDNGADGFTDYALSLPASGEATLKLPYMSGRIYVSLGQKLKFKVVKAGNGNPALQYPAGWVTSDPNYRVLHDCAEFTYNAAGMFCNTTMVDMFSVPMSIRLTGAKDQTTGTLRDGGRASVFSAVKQVAEFAPLVVDDLRVIAPGHGLDAGLFAKDYFAPYIDQVWSTYTGKDLKVTTNAGTFTGRVRADRFTFDGPAPVTFGKPSTRDVLFCDGNLAAPNDGTTGPVAADLGAGFNRSTLLSNPDQPVTDASAFYRTDLTNHYAKAIHAATQDGKAYGFAFDDVADFASYIQDTAPTGIRLTLTRF, from the coding sequence ATGGCAGCACGTCACCAGCGCAGTCTCACCCGCCGCAAGCTGTTCTTCGCCCTGGGCGGAGCGGCGGTGGCCGCCCCCGCCGTCGCGGCCCTCGGCCCCTACGCCCTCGCCGGTACGGCGGACAACGGCACGAAGGCCGCCGCGGCGGGCGCGCTGCCGCTGACGATCGTCAACGACAGCGGCTCGTTCGACAACGCCTCGGTGCACGTCTACGTCGTCGGCAACCAGGACGGGAAGCAGGTACGGGTCACCCCTGACGGCACCCTGGCCCCGATAGCCCTGTCCGACAACGGCGCGGACGGCTTCACCGACTACGCCCTCTCCCTGCCCGCGAGCGGAGAGGCCACCCTCAAGCTCCCCTATATGTCCGGCCGCATATACGTGTCGCTCGGGCAGAAGCTGAAGTTCAAGGTCGTCAAGGCCGGCAACGGAAACCCGGCACTGCAGTACCCCGCCGGCTGGGTGACCTCCGACCCCAACTACCGCGTACTGCACGACTGCGCCGAGTTCACCTACAACGCCGCGGGCATGTTCTGCAACACGACCATGGTTGACATGTTCAGCGTGCCGATGAGCATCCGGCTGACCGGAGCCAAGGACCAGACCACGGGCACCCTGCGCGACGGCGGCCGGGCTTCGGTGTTCAGCGCGGTCAAGCAGGTCGCGGAGTTCGCCCCGCTGGTCGTCGACGACCTGCGCGTCATCGCTCCCGGACACGGTCTGGACGCGGGCCTGTTCGCCAAGGACTACTTCGCCCCGTACATCGACCAGGTGTGGAGCACCTACACCGGCAAGGACCTCAAGGTCACCACCAACGCGGGCACCTTCACGGGCCGGGTGCGCGCCGACAGGTTCACGTTCGACGGTCCGGCCCCGGTCACCTTCGGCAAGCCGTCCACCCGCGACGTCCTCTTCTGCGACGGCAACCTCGCCGCACCGAACGACGGCACCACCGGTCCTGTCGCCGCCGACCTGGGCGCCGGCTTCAACCGCTCCACCCTCCTCAGCAACCCCGACCAGCCCGTCACCGACGCCTCGGCCTTCTACCGGACCGACCTCACCAACCACTACGCGAAAGCCATCCACGCGGCGACCCAGGACGGCAAGGCCTACGGCTTCGCCTTCGACGACGTCGCCGACTTCGCCTCCTACATCCAGGACACCGCGCCCACCGGAATCCGGCTGACCCTGACACGGTTCTGA
- a CDS encoding glycoside hydrolase family 16 protein yields MAAHRARRWTLGGLVSLVAAALVTAVLITTTGSGANRASAAPTAVTWSDDFDGSAGSAPDPAKWTIETGGSGNGNHELQYYTPGNRNAALDGEGHLVITARKNTDSALQCWNGTCQYSSARLNTARTFSQAYGHFESRIKIPRGRGVWPAFWMLGNDLGSAGWPNSGEIDIMENVGHEPGVVHGTIHGPGYSGSGGLGAAYTLPDGKAFADDFHVFAVDWSPTAITWSVDGHVYETRTPADLGGKKWVYDHPFFLILNLAVGGDWPGSPDSATSFPQTMTIDYVRVSTSDTGGSTGSTGKSGAMKGIGGMCVDVAGASTTDGTPIQLHDCTGADAQKWTLGSDGTVRALGKCLDVRGGSTGDGTPVQLYTCNGSKAQQWTYTAAHDLTNVGADKCLDATGGSAADGTRLQIWTCGGTANQKWIVG; encoded by the coding sequence ATGGCAGCTCATCGCGCTCGGCGGTGGACGCTCGGCGGACTGGTCTCACTGGTCGCCGCCGCTCTCGTCACCGCCGTCCTCATCACCACGACCGGTTCCGGCGCGAACCGGGCCAGCGCCGCACCCACCGCGGTGACCTGGTCCGACGACTTCGACGGCAGCGCCGGAAGCGCCCCCGACCCGGCCAAGTGGACGATCGAGACCGGTGGTTCGGGCAACGGCAACCACGAGCTGCAGTACTACACGCCGGGCAACCGGAACGCCGCCCTGGACGGCGAAGGCCACCTGGTGATCACGGCGCGCAAGAACACCGACTCCGCACTGCAGTGCTGGAACGGGACATGCCAGTACTCGTCGGCCCGGCTCAACACGGCCCGCACCTTCAGCCAGGCGTACGGCCACTTCGAGTCCCGCATCAAGATCCCGCGCGGCCGGGGTGTCTGGCCGGCCTTCTGGATGCTCGGCAACGACCTCGGGAGCGCGGGCTGGCCCAACAGCGGCGAGATCGACATCATGGAGAACGTCGGTCACGAGCCCGGCGTGGTCCACGGCACCATCCACGGCCCCGGCTATTCCGGCTCCGGCGGCCTCGGCGCCGCCTACACCCTGCCCGACGGCAAGGCGTTCGCCGACGACTTCCACGTCTTCGCCGTCGACTGGAGCCCGACGGCGATCACCTGGTCGGTGGACGGCCACGTCTACGAGACCCGCACGCCGGCCGACCTCGGCGGCAAGAAGTGGGTCTACGACCACCCGTTCTTCCTCATCCTGAACCTCGCCGTCGGCGGCGACTGGCCCGGCAGCCCCGACTCGGCCACCTCCTTCCCGCAGACGATGACCATCGACTACGTCCGCGTCTCGACCTCCGACACGGGCGGCTCGACCGGGTCGACGGGCAAGAGCGGCGCCATGAAGGGCATCGGCGGTATGTGCGTCGACGTCGCCGGCGCCTCCACCACGGATGGAACGCCGATCCAACTGCACGACTGCACCGGTGCCGACGCCCAGAAGTGGACGCTGGGCAGTGACGGCACCGTCCGCGCGCTGGGCAAGTGCCTCGATGTGCGCGGTGGTTCCACCGGGGACGGCACCCCCGTCCAGCTCTACACCTGCAACGGCAGCAAGGCCCAGCAGTGGACCTACACCGCCGCCCACGACCTGACCAACGTCGGGGCGGACAAGTGCCTCGACGCCACGGGCGGTTCGGCCGCCGACGGCACTCGGCTGCAGATCTGGACCTGCGGCGGCACCGCCAACCAGAAGTGGATCGTGGGCTGA
- a CDS encoding AfsR/SARP family transcriptional regulator, translated as MDVPTSGESAAHGLRFELLGPLRARRDGAEIPLGPPRQRAVLAVLLLQEGRPAVLRQPGRGGLGRDAAPPQVRNLVQKYVSGLRRALPDDGPELVGTGSGYQLSGATVADLRDRRHLVDEALAARAAGEPTRARDLARLAEELWRGEFAEGLRAPYLEAERLRWAEKRLTGPDTSCRR; from the coding sequence ATGGATGTGCCGACGTCGGGTGAGAGTGCCGCGCACGGTCTGCGCTTCGAACTGCTCGGCCCCCTGCGCGCACGGCGTGACGGCGCCGAGATCCCCCTGGGGCCGCCCAGGCAGCGGGCGGTGCTCGCCGTCCTCCTGCTCCAAGAAGGCCGCCCCGCTGTCCTACGACAGCCTGGTCGAGGCGGTCTGGGGCGGGACGCCGCCCCCCCCCAGGTGCGCAATCTCGTGCAGAAGTACGTCTCCGGGCTGCGCCGCGCCCTCCCGGACGACGGCCCGGAACTGGTAGGGACGGGCAGCGGTTACCAGCTGAGCGGGGCGACCGTCGCCGACTTGCGCGACCGGCGGCACCTGGTGGACGAAGCGCTCGCGGCTCGGGCCGCCGGCGAGCCGACCCGGGCGAGGGATCTGGCGCGACTGGCCGAGGAACTGTGGCGAGGCGAGTTCGCCGAAGGGCTAAGGGCGCCGTACCTGGAAGCCGAGCGGCTGCGCTGGGCGGAGAAGCGGCTCACTGGGCCGGACACCTCTTGCCGCCGATGA
- a CDS encoding MBL fold metallo-hydrolase: MSSLPATTNPFPVRVLGGPTALFEYGGLRFLTDPTFDAPGDYARPDGRFLTKTAPSSGAPADLGSIDVVLLSHDEHPDNLDISGRALLADVPLTLTTPGGGQRLKARAKGLADWESIELNRPDGGTITVTGVPAIHGPGPREKVEPVTGQVVGFVLTGEDLPTVYVSGDNASLDVVKEIAERFAPVDTALLFAGAPRFPELFDNQLIVLNSDQAAEAAQLLGARRVVPVHYDSWAHFTEGRDELVAAFTAAGLADRLDWGRRD, from the coding sequence ATGTCTTCTCTTCCCGCAACAACCAACCCGTTTCCCGTCCGGGTCCTCGGCGGCCCGACCGCCCTCTTCGAGTACGGCGGCCTGCGCTTCCTGACCGACCCGACCTTCGACGCCCCGGGCGACTACGCCCGTCCCGACGGCCGGTTCCTGACCAAGACCGCCCCCTCCAGCGGAGCCCCTGCCGATCTCGGCTCCATCGACGTGGTTCTGCTCTCGCACGACGAGCATCCCGACAACCTCGACATCTCCGGCCGGGCCCTACTTGCCGACGTCCCGCTCACCCTCACCACCCCGGGCGGCGGACAGCGCCTCAAGGCCAGGGCCAAGGGCCTGGCCGACTGGGAATCCATCGAGCTGAACCGCCCCGACGGCGGCACGATCACCGTGACCGGCGTCCCCGCCATCCACGGCCCCGGCCCGCGTGAGAAGGTCGAGCCGGTTACCGGACAGGTCGTCGGCTTCGTTCTGACCGGAGAGGATCTGCCGACCGTCTACGTCAGCGGCGACAACGCTTCCCTCGACGTGGTCAAGGAGATCGCCGAGCGCTTCGCCCCCGTCGACACCGCCCTCCTCTTCGCCGGCGCCCCCCGCTTCCCCGAACTCTTCGACAACCAGCTGATCGTCCTGAACAGCGACCAGGCTGCTGAGGCCGCCCAACTCCTCGGCGCCCGCCGCGTGGTCCCCGTCCACTACGACAGCTGGGCCCACTTCACCGAAGGCCGCGACGAGTTGGTCGCCGCCTTCACCGCCGCCGGTCTGGCCGACCGCCTGGACTGGGGCCGGCGAGACTGA
- a CDS encoding CGNR zinc finger domain-containing protein yields MKEPLIDQPGLPPAQGEEEHLSLALANSAIALTGGHTVDLLGTPAQANHWLTKRGLAPVDAGMREMCATQLRSLREQIRSLFAARAEGLPALPAAVRAVNDAMTRVPTAPLLQWDDETGPYRATVHPTTAIVDHALATLAADAADLLTGPDADRLTACGSAPCNRYLLRYGRRHWCSTRCGDRARAARAYARRTASP; encoded by the coding sequence ATGAAGGAGCCCCTGATCGACCAGCCCGGCCTGCCGCCCGCTCAGGGCGAGGAAGAGCACCTCTCTCTCGCCCTCGCCAACAGCGCAATCGCGCTGACGGGCGGGCACACGGTCGATCTTCTGGGCACTCCCGCGCAGGCGAACCACTGGCTGACCAAACGCGGTCTCGCACCGGTCGACGCCGGCATGCGGGAGATGTGCGCGACACAGCTGCGCTCGCTGCGCGAACAGATCAGGTCACTGTTCGCCGCCCGCGCCGAAGGTCTGCCCGCCCTCCCCGCCGCGGTCAGGGCCGTCAACGACGCGATGACCCGCGTCCCCACCGCCCCGTTGCTGCAGTGGGACGACGAAACCGGGCCCTACCGCGCCACCGTCCACCCCACCACCGCGATCGTGGACCACGCATTGGCCACCCTCGCCGCTGACGCTGCCGACCTGCTCACAGGCCCCGACGCGGACCGCCTCACCGCCTGCGGCTCTGCCCCCTGCAACCGCTACCTGCTCCGCTATGGCCGCCGCCACTGGTGTTCCACCCGCTGCGGCGACCGCGCGCGCGCCGCCCGCGCCTACGCCCGCCGCACCGCCTCCCCATGA
- a CDS encoding AAA family ATPase translates to MGINVTGRGHAHGMVGRERERGLIDDLLVAGASSGASLLLWGEPGIGKTTLLDYAAERADARVLRTGGIESETVLPFATLADLLMPYVSRFRELPGVQRTTLESCLALSDEPITNPYAACTGALNVLAALGEEQPLVVLVDDLHWVDPSSQDVLLFIARRLSGVRAALVFTSNEDHGESDTGRSPAAMQLAGLSAAECGALLRSSGQEVAPAVLDELVTISGGNPLALQEIARSLTTQQMRGSEPLGSPLSLGHYLERAWAVRIDGLPGTARRALVVLAASRSVTPGVLSKALEACGLSLEALCPAEEEGLIRAKADALDFRHPVLRHLILGRAPLAHRIGAFQALAQVTTGPLCAWYRAAASAGPDEEAARALADTAREARRRSAFKESALAWRRAAELSPDQATRARRLHHAASDAFLSGSASASQWCEEALHITADPAARTDIELLLGRIHTWNGEHARAFRLLVDAASTVRATDPARASALFAEAVVPARLDGHVAAAVRAAESSLALASATGPERWFSLTVLGAALVLAGDIKKGISLLEAADGHRTGDPVRSQQLHALAGQAWSRAEEFDRGRHLLSTAIDQARRRNAPEGLPFSLTARSELETRTGRWAPARGDATEALHWAQELGQVSCVGYALYCLARLDAMRGNRVGCEELVARARREAGTYGIECLELYLTAALGLSALAHGDHDAASDHLEQTFAYASAQGVGNPEVVPFAADLAEAHLRAGRSARAVEVITWLEDRARDTQLPSAEAAAARCRGLASQSLEEATSLFAQALRAHERTNVPFERARTLLCEAEMLRRLRRPAAARSRLAAALACFETLGAVPWARRAASELAATGGQPAGRPAPGGALDLLTPQEVQVARAVARGLNNIEAAASLFVSRKTVEAHLTRIYRKLEVRSRTDLARLLTAAGLVD, encoded by the coding sequence TTGGGCATCAACGTGACGGGGCGCGGACACGCCCACGGGATGGTGGGCCGGGAACGGGAACGCGGACTGATCGATGATCTGCTCGTCGCAGGAGCGAGCAGTGGGGCGTCGCTGCTGTTGTGGGGCGAGCCGGGCATCGGCAAGACCACCCTGCTCGACTACGCGGCTGAGAGAGCCGACGCCCGTGTGCTGCGTACCGGGGGCATCGAGTCGGAGACCGTCCTCCCCTTCGCCACCCTGGCCGACCTCCTGATGCCGTATGTGTCCCGTTTCAGGGAGCTCCCCGGGGTGCAGCGCACGACGCTGGAGTCCTGTCTCGCCCTCTCGGACGAGCCGATCACCAATCCGTACGCCGCCTGTACAGGGGCGCTGAATGTCCTGGCCGCCCTCGGGGAGGAGCAGCCCCTGGTCGTCCTCGTCGACGACCTGCACTGGGTCGACCCCTCGTCCCAGGATGTGCTGCTCTTCATCGCGCGGCGGCTGTCCGGCGTACGCGCCGCACTCGTCTTCACGTCGAACGAGGACCACGGCGAGTCGGACACCGGACGGAGCCCGGCCGCGATGCAGCTCGCCGGGCTGTCCGCGGCCGAATGCGGGGCGCTGCTGCGCTCCTCGGGGCAGGAGGTCGCCCCGGCCGTGCTCGACGAACTGGTGACCATCAGCGGCGGAAATCCGCTCGCACTCCAGGAGATCGCGAGAAGTCTCACGACTCAACAGATGCGAGGCTCGGAGCCGTTGGGCAGTCCACTGTCGCTCGGGCACTACTTGGAGCGGGCCTGGGCAGTCCGCATCGACGGGTTGCCCGGCACGGCACGCAGGGCCCTGGTGGTGCTCGCCGCCAGCAGATCCGTGACCCCCGGCGTGCTGAGCAAGGCCCTGGAGGCATGCGGCCTGTCCCTGGAGGCACTGTGTCCCGCCGAGGAGGAGGGCCTGATCAGGGCGAAGGCCGACGCACTGGACTTCCGGCACCCCGTCCTGCGCCACCTCATCCTGGGTCGCGCCCCTCTGGCCCACCGCATCGGCGCGTTCCAGGCGCTCGCGCAGGTGACCACGGGTCCCCTGTGCGCGTGGTATCGCGCCGCTGCCAGTGCAGGGCCCGACGAAGAAGCCGCTCGGGCCCTGGCCGACACGGCGCGGGAGGCCAGGCGACGCAGCGCCTTCAAGGAGTCCGCCCTGGCCTGGCGTCGGGCCGCCGAGCTCAGCCCCGACCAGGCGACGCGAGCCCGCCGGCTCCATCACGCTGCTTCGGATGCCTTTCTGAGCGGCTCCGCATCCGCTTCCCAGTGGTGTGAGGAGGCACTGCACATCACGGCCGACCCGGCCGCGCGCACGGACATCGAGCTGCTGCTGGGCCGCATCCACACCTGGAACGGCGAGCACGCGCGCGCCTTCCGGCTGTTGGTGGACGCAGCCAGTACGGTGCGCGCCACGGACCCGGCAAGGGCCTCCGCGTTGTTCGCCGAGGCCGTGGTGCCCGCCCGGCTGGACGGACATGTGGCGGCGGCGGTGCGGGCGGCGGAGTCGTCCCTCGCCCTCGCCTCAGCTACCGGTCCGGAACGATGGTTCAGCCTCACCGTGCTCGGGGCTGCACTGGTCCTGGCGGGAGACATCAAGAAGGGCATCTCCCTGCTGGAAGCCGCGGACGGGCACCGTACCGGCGACCCGGTGCGCAGCCAGCAGCTGCACGCTCTGGCGGGTCAGGCGTGGAGCCGGGCGGAGGAGTTCGACCGCGGTCGTCACCTGCTCAGCACCGCAATCGATCAGGCCCGTCGGCGCAATGCCCCAGAGGGGCTGCCGTTCAGCCTCACCGCACGCAGCGAGCTGGAGACCCGAACCGGCCGGTGGGCGCCGGCGCGCGGAGACGCGACCGAAGCGCTGCACTGGGCGCAGGAGCTGGGCCAGGTCAGCTGCGTGGGCTATGCCCTGTACTGCCTGGCGCGGCTGGACGCAATGCGCGGGAACCGGGTCGGGTGCGAGGAACTGGTGGCGCGCGCCCGACGGGAGGCCGGGACGTACGGCATCGAGTGTCTGGAACTGTATCTGACGGCCGCACTGGGACTGTCCGCTCTGGCCCACGGCGACCACGACGCGGCGTCCGACCATCTGGAGCAGACCTTCGCGTACGCGTCGGCGCAGGGCGTGGGAAACCCGGAGGTCGTGCCGTTCGCCGCAGACCTGGCCGAGGCGCATCTGCGCGCGGGGCGCTCCGCACGAGCCGTGGAGGTCATCACATGGCTGGAGGACCGCGCCCGCGACACCCAGCTCCCGTCCGCCGAGGCGGCCGCCGCCCGCTGCCGTGGTCTGGCGTCCCAGTCGCTGGAAGAGGCTACGTCTCTTTTCGCCCAGGCGTTACGGGCGCACGAGCGCACGAACGTGCCGTTCGAACGCGCCCGGACGCTGTTGTGCGAAGCTGAGATGCTGCGCCGGTTACGCCGTCCGGCAGCTGCGCGATCGCGTCTGGCGGCAGCCCTGGCCTGTTTCGAAACGCTGGGGGCAGTGCCTTGGGCTCGCCGGGCCGCGAGTGAACTGGCGGCGACGGGAGGGCAGCCCGCCGGACGGCCCGCACCCGGCGGCGCCCTGGACCTGCTCACACCCCAAGAGGTCCAGGTCGCCCGCGCGGTGGCCCGGGGCCTCAACAACATCGAGGCCGCGGCCTCCCTGTTCGTGTCACGGAAGACCGTCGAGGCTCATCTCACCCGGATCTACCGCAAGCTCGAAGTCCGCTCGCGTACTGACCTCGCCCGGCTGCTGACTGCCGCAGGACTCGTTGACTGA
- a CDS encoding SAM-dependent methyltransferase, whose product MTKWQLLSAVSKTALAVAQVRADESAAGNALFKDPYAAAFLAASGEPMRPHSPGPLAKVLRAQTVIRTRFYDDQLLHSGCNQVVLLAAGLDTRAYRLPWPRGIRLYELDLPPVFEFKHRVLAAESAVARCDRTALPVDLLHTAWADRLIDAGFDPAQPTAWGVEGLLVYLTAEEAAELLTTVGELSAPVSRLVLERGRSGQTVLDDPSVAHITSLWRGGLGSRTADWLGDHGWHTRIHPLDAVADHYGRPTANPSGTGFITAVRGTSQALS is encoded by the coding sequence ATGACGAAGTGGCAGCTGCTGAGCGCCGTGTCGAAAACGGCGCTGGCCGTGGCCCAGGTCCGCGCCGACGAGAGCGCAGCCGGCAACGCCTTGTTCAAGGACCCGTATGCTGCAGCCTTTCTGGCCGCGTCGGGAGAGCCGATGCGACCGCACAGCCCCGGTCCGCTGGCGAAGGTCCTGAGGGCCCAGACGGTGATCCGGACCCGCTTCTACGACGACCAGCTTCTGCATTCCGGCTGCAACCAGGTGGTCCTGCTCGCAGCCGGGCTGGACACCCGCGCCTACCGGCTCCCCTGGCCGCGTGGGATCCGCTTGTACGAGCTCGACCTGCCGCCGGTCTTCGAGTTCAAGCACCGTGTGCTGGCGGCGGAGTCCGCCGTAGCGCGCTGCGACAGAACGGCCCTTCCCGTGGACCTGCTGCATACCGCCTGGGCCGATCGGTTGATCGACGCGGGGTTCGACCCGGCGCAGCCAACCGCCTGGGGTGTCGAAGGCCTGCTGGTCTATCTCACCGCAGAGGAGGCGGCCGAGCTGCTCACCACGGTCGGTGAACTGTCCGCCCCGGTCAGCCGGCTCGTCCTGGAGCGGGGACGCAGCGGGCAGACCGTTCTCGACGATCCGTCGGTCGCGCACATCACCTCGCTGTGGAGGGGCGGCCTGGGTTCGAGGACCGCCGACTGGCTCGGCGACCACGGCTGGCACACCCGGATCCATCCACTGGACGCCGTCGCTGACCACTACGGCCGGCCAACGGCCAATCCGTCCGGCACTGGCTTCATCACGGCCGTACGCGGCACGAGCCAAGCGTTGTCCTAG
- a CDS encoding alpha/beta fold hydrolase, whose product MKMRLVWGAAAAAAAAIAARAAAGRIERRPDPVPYERLRREPEGEEVLLSRPDGTVLRTLVAGDGPPVVLAHGYGVSLLEWNLVQATLVASGHRVIVFDQRGHGRSTCGADGIGSGPMAQDYLAVLEHFDVRDGVLVGHSMGGFLALRAVLDHPGVARRLRGLVLFATWAGRIYDGAPHNRLQIPLLETGILQRLARTRTGGILFGAAQCGTHPSPAMIAVFLEVFLHQDHRSLVPVVRAFAREDRYPRLTEITVPTVVMVGSADRSTPPSHARRLATGIPGARLVTVPDAGHMLNWEAPHALVQAVVSLHKAARPT is encoded by the coding sequence ATGAAGATGCGGCTGGTCTGGGGGGCCGCTGCGGCGGCCGCCGCAGCCATCGCGGCGCGGGCAGCGGCCGGCCGGATCGAACGTCGGCCGGATCCAGTCCCTTACGAACGGCTCCGCCGCGAGCCCGAGGGCGAGGAAGTGCTGCTCTCCCGCCCCGACGGGACGGTGCTGCGCACCCTCGTCGCGGGTGACGGGCCACCGGTGGTGCTGGCCCACGGATACGGTGTCTCTCTCCTGGAATGGAATCTGGTGCAGGCCACCCTGGTGGCGAGCGGTCACCGTGTCATCGTCTTCGATCAGCGTGGCCATGGACGGTCGACGTGCGGCGCGGACGGCATCGGCTCCGGACCCATGGCGCAGGACTACCTGGCGGTCCTCGAACACTTCGACGTACGCGACGGGGTGCTCGTCGGGCATTCCATGGGCGGATTCCTCGCGCTTCGTGCCGTGCTCGACCATCCCGGCGTCGCCCGGCGGCTGCGCGGTCTGGTGCTGTTCGCGACCTGGGCGGGCCGTATCTATGACGGAGCGCCGCACAACCGGCTGCAGATCCCGCTGCTGGAGACGGGCATCCTCCAGCGGCTGGCACGGACCCGCACGGGCGGAATCCTCTTCGGAGCCGCTCAGTGCGGAACACACCCCTCTCCAGCGATGATCGCGGTCTTCCTCGAGGTCTTCCTCCACCAGGACCACCGCTCCCTCGTGCCGGTCGTGCGGGCGTTCGCCCGCGAGGACCGCTACCCTCGGCTGACCGAGATCACGGTCCCCACCGTCGTCATGGTCGGCTCGGCCGATCGCAGCACACCCCCCAGCCACGCCAGGCGCCTGGCCACCGGAATACCCGGCGCACGGCTGGTCACCGTGCCGGACGCCGGACACATGTTGAACTGGGAGGCCCCGCACGCCCTGGTGCAGGCCGTCGTCTCCCTGCACAAGGCTGCTCGACCGACCTGA